A stretch of DNA from Mycobacteriales bacterium:
CAGTTTCGCGCGCACTGGTTCCATCGAGCAAACAACCGTGATGCAGATGCCGTGCTGTTCTGCTGGGATGTCTTCGGGAACCGGCACCGATTCCTCATCTACAGGGGCTATACGTTCCACGAAGTTCGCAAGCGCGACGAGATCGGTACCGAAACACTCGACGGCCAGTGGTGGACGGACCCTCAGGTATGGGCACTCGAGGTGTCGGATCTCAACTAGTTGCTGCGACAGCCCGAAGGAAGCGGCGACGCATTATGGTGATCCGCGGCCTTCGCCCGGTCAGTCGGAAAGGTCGCATTGATCCCGCCGACGGCTCTCATCAATCTTCCCAGCCAACGCGAGGAATCCATACTTAGGGCGTGCTCAGCCTCAACGACCCGATCACCCGGGTCTCGACGCGGATCGACTCTGCCGCTTGGGCAGAGCTCGATATCTACACGGTCGGCGACTTGCTCCTGCACTTCCCGGTGCGGATCACGCCGGCGCCGCCGCGACGCGTCATCAATGAACTGCGACACCTTGAGCATGCCGCTGTAGCCGGTTGGGTGGCACATAACAACCAACAGTTGATGGAGGTCGACGGCTACCACCGACGAGTGTGGGTACCCGTCACCTATCTGCGTGACAGGGGTGCAGTTCCACTGCACATCACGTGGCTGGAGGACAGACGGAACCCCCCAGATCTCAGAGTTGGCGATCACTTGGTCGTCGCAGGTACCGCTTGGACGGTACGGAAGGGCGTGCGGCACAAACTATTGAGTGCGGGGATGAGTGATCCGGACTTCACGTGGATCAGATCGTCGAATCAAATCCCAACGCCCGGGATAGACGGCCCTGAAGTTGATTATGTGGACTCGGAGGCGGTTCCGTCCTACGCGATCATCGCGACCGTCTGGCACGCGCTCAGCAACGTTCAACTACCCGGAGTACCTGGACACGCGTCACCAGATGAGTTTCGCGACGCGCTGCGTTGCTCGCACGCCCCCCAGAGCTCGGAACAGAACCAGTGGGCATACGAGAACCGCACCTGGATGGAAGCCGCCATACGCGAAGCGACCAAGGCGCGACCGAGGATGCCGGAACCTCGTCTGATCAAGACGCCGCAGGACGCCGAACTGATGGCGCGCGATGTGATGCGGTCTCTCGGTTTCGCCGGAGCGGAAGTCACGCCAGCCGGGCGAGACGGCGGGGTCGACGTGCGCGCGCGAGGAGCACTCGCTCAGGTGAAGTTGGAGGGGGTGAAGACGGATGCCCCGCGCGTCCAAGCGCTATTGGGGATCGCACAGTACAACCACGCTCAGGCTCTGTTCTTCTCGCTGGCGGGCTACACCACGGCCGCCGTCGCCTGGGCCGAGCAGACCCGCATGGCATTGTTCGAGTTCGACTATGTGGGCGGCGTCGTCGCTCGGTCGTCAGAGGCGCACCGGCTGCTGGTTCAAGGGGCTTGAGCGCTGCGGTAGAGAGGCCCACGGGATTCGACAGATCCGTCAAGCCGGTGCACGAACAGTTCTGTCGGCTGTTCGGCCGCGGCAAGCACGCGAAGGTGCGCGACAGCCTCGTCCAGCGTCGGGTGTGAGTCGAAGTCCTGGACTCCCCTCCTACAGGTCCAAGTCCCGTCTGACTGTTCGAGTGCCCGGAAGAACATCGCCACGATGCGCGACCCTGCCGGTCCTCTGGCCGACGCGCTAGGGCCAAAGGTCCCAGGTACAGCGATTCTTCATAAGTAGTTCGTAGGCTGCAGATTGGCGCCTTCGGTCAGCCGAGACCCCGCGGCCGGGGGCGCTCGTTTACCTGGTGCCTACGCGGGAGCAAATCGTGTCCACTACCCCGAACGCCGACGGCGTTGCCCGGAACCATGATCGCCTACTGACGCCGGGTGAAGTAGCCACTCTGTTCCGCGTCGATCCCAAGACCGTCACTCGGTGGGCAGCCAGTCGTCGTATCCCAAGCATCCTGACGCCCGGCGGACATCGCCGGTTCCGCGAGTCGGACATCGTCGAGTGCCTTCGTCGCTACAGCGACTAACCCCGATCGAGCCGCACTAGCGCCTCTCGAACTCGCTCGAGGTTTCAGCAGCGAGCCTGGTGCGCGACAAATACGACTCGAACAGCACGTAGAAGCCCCGCATCGAGCGCTCAGGTGCTGCTCGCGGACGGCTATCGCGACTTAGATCCGACGCATCCGCTCGGCGGGCCGGATGGCGGCAGTGACGCGGTCGCGACTAAAGATGGTCAGAGGTGAGTTATGGCCGTGTACTTCCCATGCGGCCAGCAGTCGCTGTCCGACATTCGTAAGCGACTTCAGCAGGATTTCGAGGGCGTCGCTGCGAACGACGCGCACGGTCTCACGTTCGTGACCAATCAGGAACTTACTCGGAAAGAACGAGCAGAGTTGGAGTCCGCCCTCAGTGGACTGCTCGATCCTTACCACCTTGAGCGAGTCACGACGGTGCTTGATCAGCCGCGAATGGGTCCGGTGCGATGGCAGTTCTCCTTGGAAGAAGATTCGGCGTACCGGCTCGAGGCCCTGCAGACGGGCGGCGATACCTATGCCTACGTTATGCTGTATCACCTCGACATGTCGGTGAACATCGCACAGCAGTTTGGCGTCATTCGAAAAGGCGAGTTCCCGCTGTATGACCTCAGCTTCCGCATAACCGACATGGACCTGGGCGTCGACGTCGCCCGCGAGCGATGGGGGGAACTGAACTCGCCCGCCGATTTCAAGCTGGTGCGATGGCAACTCTTGCCGACCATGTACTACCGCGTCTTCTTTGGGGCGCGCAACGGGCAGTGGCACCAGGATCCGCAGCTGCACAAGTCGGACAAGGCTGAGTGTTGGCTAGCTGCTACGCGAGTTGACGGGCACCAGCAGGCTCCGGACTTTCAACATCTGGACAGTGAGTTCGTTTCGGAGTTTGGCGATCCGCAGTGGCGTCCATAGGGGCACCCTCAGGGCTGCTAAGCCGTAGAATCGCGCGACCCGATGGTGCCAGCTATTTCTCTGTCAGCACGTTCGACGACGTCACGTTGCGCTTTTCCGCCATGTAGTTCTCGAGCCGTTCGCGGCCTTCTTCGAAGCGTTCCCGCATGAGGTGGGTATAGATCTTCGCGGTGAGGTTCGGGTCCTTGTGCCCAAGTCGCTGCTGAACTTCGAACAGGGTGAGCCCGGCGTCGAACATGAGTGAGGCGCCGGTGTGGCGCAGGGTGAGCCAGGTGACCTTCCGCCCTTCGAGCTTCGCTCGGGTCGCCCCGGCGTGGAGGACGTCGCGGACGAAGTTCCCGCGTAGCGGGTGGGTGCCGTTGGTGGTGGTGAACAGGAAGTCACTGCGCTTAGCGTCCGGCAGGTAGGTCGCGATGTGCGTGGTGAGCGCGTCCATCACCTCGGTGGGGACGGGGATGGTGCGGGCGTCCTCGGTCTTGCTCATCGCCTCGGTGAACGTCTTCCCGCCGTTCTGGTTGACCACGATCCGCCCGAACGTCAGTTCCCTGCGTAGCGGGTTGATGTCACACACCCGCAGCCCGATGGCTTCGTTCCACCGCGGACCCAACCAGCCGCCCATGAACACCACGGCGGCGTACCGGGCGTTCGTCCGCAGGCCGGAGTACTTCTCCCCCGGGTCCGCGACGGCGGCGACTAGCCGGTCGAGTTCTTCGGCGGTGAGGACGTCGTCGAAGGTCTTACGGATCTCCGGCTTGGCCGGCAGCACGATGTCGATGCAGGGGTCGTCGATGATCCGGTCCTTCACCGCCCGCCGCAACGGACCCCGCAGCAGGGCGTAGCAGTGCCGCACGCTGGTCGGACCCATCTTGGTGGACAGGTCGTGGATCCAGTCGTCGATGTCGGAGGGGCGGATCTCCTCCAGCCGCCAGGTCTTCCAGTACGGCAGCACGTGCAGCTTCGCGCGGCCCTCGTCGGTGTAGGCGCGGGTGGCGGAGACCCGGCGGTGGGCGTGCCAGCGGTCGTAGTACTCCCCGAAGGTTGTCCGCCTCTCGTGCACTGGCACGTAGGTGCCGCGGCGCAGGTCCCGCTCCACCTCGGCCTTGCGCTCGACGACCTCGGCGGGGGCCTTGCGGGTCTGCGGTCCGCGGAACCGTTCAGTCTGCTCCCGCCCCGACCGGTCCCGATACCTCAGCTCCCAGCCGCCGCGTCGCCACACCACACTCGCCATCGCCGACCGCCTTTCGTGATCTTCCCGCACTCTTCCCACGACCAGGCGGTTGCGAGCGGGCTGTCACGGGCAGCCACGGTCAGGTAAAACCGCAGGTCAGAGGCCTATTCTCTGCTGTTTCACGCTCAGTGGCAAGGCAACTGTCCCCACGGGAAACCCGCACTCCGGAGGCGGGAGCGCGGCTTCACTCCAGGTGTGACTCAAACACCAGCGACGCTCGTTTCTGATGGTCCCGAGCACGCTCACGGCCGCTCCTCTGCATCCGAGGGGACCCGATACGTGCCCTCGTTTGAAGGACTGCCTAGTCTCATGTCGGCCCATCAGCCGTGGCCACCAAGACCATCACGTACCCGTGCTCGGCTGGCGTTATTCCGTTCGCTGCCCCTCGGTGCCCGTGCGCGACACGCCAAGCACGCTCAAGGCTGCAATGTGGGGGAGGGGTAGGGATTGATCTTGAAAAGCATTAGGGCCTTGATCGTTGATCAAGGCCCTAACCTGCGGCTTCACTAGTGGCGGGGGCGGGATTTGAACCCGCGACCTCTGGGTTATGAGCCCAGCGAGCTACCGAGCTGCTCCACCCCGCGTCGGTCCAGCCACGATAGCCCGGCCCACGACGGACCCGCAAAAGCCCGCAGCTACCCGCCCGCGCTCTTCGACGGCGAGCTCGACGGCGCGGGCGAGCTACTGCTGGACGGCGCCGGCGTCTTGGTGCCGGCCGCCGCTGCGATCCGCCGCAGTGCGGCCGCCAATTTGCGCTCCTCGACGCCGTACTGCGCGAAGTCCCCTCGCCGCAGCGCGGCCTGCGCGGCAGTCTCGGCGGACTGCGCGTCGGCGATCGCCTGGCGCAGCGTGATGGACGTGCTCGGCGGCGGTTGGGTCCCGCTCGATGGCGGGCCGGTGCTCGTCGAGCCCTTGACACCGAAGACTTGGTTGAGCGCATCACCGAGCGTGGTCTGGAACGCGGCAGTGCCGTTGGAGTAGGCCAGGAACTTGCGGAGCACGGGGAAGGTCTGACCGCCCGAGGCCTGCACGTACCAGGGCTCGACGTACAGCATCCCGCCGTCCACCGGCACCGTGAGCATGTTGCCCTTGAGCACCCGCGAGCCGTTCGAGTTCAGCAGCGAGTATTGCCGGGAGATCGAGGTGTTCGAGTCCAGCAGGTTCTGCACCTGACCCGGCCCGGCCAACCCGGTATCTGACGGCAGCGTCAGCAACGTGAATTGGCCATAGTCCGCCCCTGGTTGAGAGTTGACGGATAAGTACGCCGTCAAGTTGCGCAGGCTCAGCGAGACCAGTGGCGACGTCAGCGAGAACACCGGCTTGGTCGTTCCGCCGTCCGGCGACATCGTCATGTAGTACGACGGCTGCGGCACCGACTGGGAGACCGTGGGATCGAGCGGCACGTTCCAGAACTCGGTGCCGTTGTAGAACGCCTTCGGGTTCGTCACGTGGTAGTGCGCGATCAACAGCCGCTGGATGTTGAACAGGTCCTCGGGGTAGCGCATGTGCGCCATCAGACCCGGCGGCATGTCGTTCTCGGGCTTGACGATGCCGGGGAAGGCCTTCTCCCAGGTCTTCAGCACGGGGTCCGGATCCGCCGTCTGGTTCCACGCATACAGCTCGACCTGACCGGTGTACGCGTTGACGGTCGCCTTCACGGAGTTGCGGATGTAGTTGATCTTCGCGTTCTTCTGCGCCGCGATCGTGTTACCGACCGTGTTGAGCGAGGTCTTCGTCGACGAGCTCAGGGACTCCTGCTCGGAGTAGGGGAATCCGTCACTGGTCGTGTAGCCGTCGACCACCCAGAGGATCTGCCCGTTGTTGATGACGGGGTACGGGTCGCCGTCGAGGGTTAGCCACGGTGCGATCTTGGCCACCCGCTGCCGAGGGTCACGGATGTACAGAATCCGAGAAGCGGAGTTGACACCGCTCGACAGCAGGATGTTCTTGTCCTTGAACTTCCACGCGTACATCAGCTTGCGGAAGGTCGACCCGATCGGCACGCCACCGCCACCTTGGTAGGTGTTGTTCACCTGCCCGCTCGCGGCGGAGCTCGATGGGTAGTTGAGCTCGCGCGGCTGGGTGTTCCTCGGTGCACCGACGATCGAGTACTTCGGCGAGTCCTCGCCGAAGTAGATCTGCGGCTGGAAGTTGCCGAGCTCCCCCTTCGGCGGCAGGTCTGACTCGATGAAGTCCGGCGAGCCGTCCGGCTCCGAGCTGTCGGCCTGCGCCGCCACCACGCCGTAGCCGTGGGTGTAGACGAGGTGCTCGTTGATCCAGTTCTTCTGGTTGGGCTGGAGCTCGTTGATCGAAATCTCGCGCGTCCCGATCACGACATCGGTCGGAGTCGTGCTCCCAGGCAACTTGTAGCGGTCGACGTCCAGGGTGTTCGCAAAGGTGTAGAACGAGCGCTGCTGCTGGAGCTGTTCGAAGGTCTGGGAAACGATGTTCGGGTCGAGAACGCGCAGCTGGACGTCGGAGTTGACCGCGGTGCGTTGCTCAGCGGGGGTGCCGGTCGAAACCCCGTCGTACGCCTCGGTCTTCACCTGCTGCGGCGTGATCCCGTAGGCGATCCGCGTGGCATTGATGTTGCGCGAGATGTACTTCGCCTCGAGATCCTGCGCGCTCGGACTCACCTTGTAGTGCTGGATGAGCAGCGGGTAGAGCCCGCCGATGACGATCGCGGAGAACAACATCAACCCGAACGCGACCGCCGGCAGCGTCCAGTTGCCCGTGACGATGGTCGCGAAGAACAGCAGGGCGCAGATGATCGCGACGAACACCAGGATGGTCTTCGCCGGCAGGACGGCGTGCACATCGGTGTACGACGGGCCGGTGACGATCCCGCGCCCGGAGAAGGCGAGGCCGTAGCGGTCCAGCCAGTACGCAATCGCCTTCAGCAGCAGGAAGACCCCGAGCAGGATCGAGATGTGCACCCGACCGGCCGGCGTCCACTTCGGTCCCGGAGTCTGGACCCGCAGCGCGCCGTAGAGGTACGACGTGATCAGCACCGCCACCAGCGAGACGATCACGATGGCGAACAGCGTGCCCAGCACGAACCGCTGCATCGGGTAGGTGAAGGCGAAGTAGGAGACGTCGCGATGGAACTGCGGGTCCTTGATGCCGAACTTCTGCCCGTTGCGCCAGAGCAGCCAGGTCTTCCAGCGGCGCGACGCCGACGCACCCGTGATGAGGCCGATCAGCACCACGATGGCTCCGAGCACCCAACCGCGGGCGGGCTGTAGCGCCCGGCGATAGCGCTCGAGCTGGTCCTGCTCCGGCGACACCGGCCGGACCTGCGGCCGGAACCGGTAAGCAACGATCACGTTCGCGGCGACGACGATCGCCATGACCGCACCGAACACGAAGAAGAGCAACAGCTCGGTGACCAGCCGCCGGCTGAACACCGACGTGTAGCCGACGGAGCGGAACCACAGCAGGTTCGTGTACTGGTCCACGAAGACCGACAGCGCGATCAGGAGGACGATGATCGCGACGATGACGACGGCAATCCACCGCGCTCGGCGGGTGACCCGCGGCAGGGAAGGCATCTGCGGTCGCGGGACGTTGAAGGTCACGTCACTGAACCTACCGCCGGGTCGCGATCACATCGCGCGCGCAACCCGGGCTAGCAGCGCGGGAACGACGTACCGCCGGCCTTGATCGTCTCCAGCGCCTGAACCGCGCCCTTCAACGTGGTGACCTTCACGAGCGTCAGGGACTTCGGCGCCGCCGCTTTCGCGTCCGAACACTCGCTTGCCGGCGCGAAGAAGACGGACGCGCCGGCGTGCACGGCCGCGGCGATCTTCTGCTGGATGCCGCCAATCGGACCTACCTGCCCGAACCCGTCGACCGTGCCGGTGCCGGCGATCGTCCGCCCTCCGGTCAACCCGCCGGGCGTCAGCTTGTCGATGATGCCGAGGGCAAGCGCGGTCCCCGCGCTCGGGCCGCCGATCACGTCCGGATCGATTCCGATGCGCACCTTGACGTTGCCGAACGTCGCGATGCGGTCCGGGCTGAAGCCGATCATGGGCGCGCCGTCGAGGCCCTTGATCGTGGTGGTCGTCACCGTGCGGGTCTTGCCGTCGCGCCGAAGGGTGATGGTGACCGTCGCTCCCACCGAGAGCTTCGTGATCAGCGAGTGCACCTGGTTGAGCGTGCTGACCGCCTGACCGTTGAGGGCGAGGATGACGTCCCCAGGCTGCAGCACCTTCGCGGCAGGTACGCCGCTCTCGACCGAGCTCACCGTCACGTGCTGGGTGGTCGGCTTGTAGCCGAGCTCGAACAACGCAGCGGTCGCTGCATCGGTCTGCGACTGCGACATCTCCTGCGCGTCCTGCTGCTGGACCGCCTTGCTGGTCTGGCCCGGCGGGCACTCGACCTGCTGCGGCTCTACCGTCTGGGTCTTGCTGAACCACGCCTTCACCGCGTCCCACAGACTCGGGTCGGAGCCGCAGTCGCCGGGCAGCTCCTCGACCGTCGTCATGTAGAGATGCCCGGAGGTCGGCTGAATGGTCGCGCCGGAGATCTGGATGACTGGACCGCCCGGCTTGCCGGTCGTCGTGTCCGTCCCCGGAATGTTGCCGAGCGTGTCCGTGACCGGACCGGGCAGCAGGATGACGTAGGGAACCTTGACGAAGCGCGCGACTCCGAGCAGCGCGATGAGTACCACCACGGCAGCGCCCAACGTGACGGCGCGCCGGCTCATTGCAGGAAGACTACCGACGGCCGATGAGAGAAGCCGTCGGATCCGGCGACGGTCAGCGAGCGAAGAAGCCCAGGCTCCGGCGACCGGTCGGTGCAAGCGAAGGAATGACGTCGCCACTGGCCGAGACGGCGTCGTCCTCGGCCGGTGTCTCGGACTCCGCAGCCGGCGTCACGGGCGGCGCGTCGGCGAACGGCGTGCGCTGCGTGGGCGCTTCGGCTGCCTCGTCGTCCACCGGGTCGGCGAATGCCGGAACCACGGCCACGACCGGATCGTCCGCAAGGCTCGGGACATCCTGCGGTGCAGGGGCAAGCGCTTCGTCGGCCTCGGCGGGCGGTGCGTCCGGCGCGGCCGGCTCGACGACCGTAGCCTCCGCGATCCACTGCTGCGAGCGGTCGTCGGCCTCCGCCGGCTCGTCCGCCGGCACGTCCGGTACGACGCTCAACGGCGCGGCCTCGGCGACCGGCTCGGCAACGAAGGCAGGCTCGGGAGTTTCCACGACCGACTCGGGCTCGGGCGCCGCGACCGGCGCCGGCGCCGTGTCGACCACGGCCTCTGCGACGACCGTCGCGGTCGCAACGACCGCATCCGCCGGCACCTCAGCGTGGTAGTACGCGCGGAAGGACAGCTGCACGGGCCGCAGCTCGTGCACGGAGAAGTCGGTGACGTTCTCGGCATTGCGCATGTGCTCGACGAAGGCAACGGCCTCCTCCAGCGAGCTCACCCGCCGGAACGCGGGGACGCCACTTGCAGCGGGGTAGAAGACGACATGCTCCATGACGATCCTTAGGACGCGCGAGCCGAAGATGCGGACACCCTTGGTGTCGGCAGGCAACCCGTCTGGGTTAAGGACCTTGGCCTGCGCGCTTGGGGACGTTGGTCCGTTCGGGTGAGGGAAGGCTCAGGAGACCCGGCGGCGGCGCTGATCGGATGGTGTCAGCGCGGCCTTGAACCGCTCCCGCTCGGCGAGCGACCGGTTGGTCTCGACCGGCCCGCGCGTGCGGTTGGCCCACTGCACCCACAGAATCGCGAGGGCGGTCGCACCGACTGGAGCACCCAGCCACGCCAACACGCCCATGCCTTCAGTGTACGGGCGCGATCAGTCGCAGGCACCTACCCATTCGTGGGCGCCGTCGGCGAAGCTCTGCCGCTTCCACAGCGGCACCTCCGCCTTGATCCGGTCGATGAGGACCCGGCCCACGCGGAAGGCCTCGTCCCGGTGCGGGGCCGCCGCGCCGACCACCACGGCGATCTCGCCGACGTCGAGCTCGCCGACCCGGTGCAGCGCCGCGAGCGCAACCGCGGGCGCATCCGCGGCCACCTCGCCGGCCACTCGAGCCAGCTCGGTATCCGCGCTGGGGTGCGCGCTGTAGTCGAGTCGCCGGACGGCGCGCCCGTGGTCCTCGTTGCGAACGGTGCCGAGGAACATCACCGCTCCCCCGAGCTCGGGCCCGCTGACCGCAGCGATCACCTCGTCGACCGAGAGCACGGTCGAGCGGATCTCGACCAGCCGCACGCCGCCGGTGCGCAGCAGCTCCGTCACCCGACCACTGTCGCACTCACCGTCGTCGCGCGCGGGCCCGGGCCAGAGCAAGTGAGCCGATCACCGCAAGCGTCGCGCCCGCGCCCGCTGCCGCGCCCGCCGCCGCGCGGGTCGCGTCCTTGCGATCGACGACGACCAGGCTTCGACCGGCGCGGTCACCGAGCACCCGCAGGTGCTCGCGCAGCGCCGTCTCGTTGGTCCAGCGCGGCTCCCACCCCGTCTTGTGCAGCTGCTGCGAACCGACGACCCAGGGATGGATCAGATAGTGCAGGTCGCTCGGCGCCGCTCCCAGCGCGCCGATGCGATGCAACCGGTCCGCCGTGGCGAACGCAACGGCAGAGCGCACGACGACGGAGCGCATGCCCGAGATCGCCTCGATCTCCGCGCGGGTCAGCCACCCGTCGCAACCGACGGTCACCGGGCCGGTCACCTCACCGAAGGCCGCCGCCACCAGTGCATCCAGCAGGTCGTCGACGTGACAGAACTGCCAATGGCAACGCGCGTCGCGAATGCCGAACAGTCGGACCGCCTCGAACATCCCCGGCAGCAACGAGTCGGCCACGGCACCGACCAGTGAGGCAGGGCGCACGATGGCGAGCTCGAGGCCGTCGCCATCGCCGGTACGCCGCATCGCCGCCTGCTCCATCGCGATCCAGTCACCCACCAGGCCGTCGGGCGGCTCGTTCATGACCGGCGCGTCCTCGTCGAGCGGCACGGGGTTGGTTGCGAACGCGCCGTACACCATCGCGCTGGTGAGCAGCACGATCCGGCGTACTCCCGCGGCTTGGGCCGCCTCGACCAGGACCTCGGTGCCGCGGACGTTCACCGCACGTCGCTCCGCGAGCGGGGTCGAGCTCGATCGATCGGTCGCGAGATGAACCACCGTCGTCAGCCCGGCCAGCCGGCTGGCAAGCGCGGGATCGCGGATGTCCGCGACTCGCCAGGTCGCGCCGGGATGGTGGCGGCGCACGGTGTCGATCGCCACCACCTTGGGCGCGCGGACCTGTTGGACCAGGCGCTGCACCAGGGCCGCACCGAGCGGGCCCGCCGCACCGGTCACCCCGATCGTGGGTGCGCTTCGCCGTCGGCGAACCGGCGTACTCGGCTGGGTCACGATGCCATCTTGGCGGCTAGTTTGGGTTTGTGACCAAGCCACCGTTCGGCTTCACCAACAGCGAAGGCGACGAGCCTTCCGACGAGAGCTCGAACGACCCGCTCGCCGCGCTCGGCGGCATGCCCGATCTCGGCGCGATGCTCCAGCAGCTCGGCAGCCTGATGTCGGGCGAGACCGGACCGGTCAACTGGCAGGTGGCACGAAGTGCCGCGATGTCCGTCATCGGCACAGACGCCGGCACCACTGCGGCCGACGCGAGCGAGGTTGCCGAAGCACTCCGCCTGGCCGACGTCTGGCTGGACCCGGTGACCGCACTGCCCTCCGGCGTCAGCTCCACCGAGGCGTGGAGCCGGCGGCGCTGGCTGGAGGCGACCAGGCCGACCTGGACCGAGCTGGTGGAGCCGGTCGCCGGCCGGGTCTCCGCAGCGATGGGCGACGCGCTGCCCGAGGAGATGCGCACGATGGCGGCGCCGCTGATGGGGATGATGGGCCAGATCGGCGGGCTGATCTTCGGTGGCCAGATCGGAC
This window harbors:
- a CDS encoding restriction endonuclease, coding for MLSLNDPITRVSTRIDSAAWAELDIYTVGDLLLHFPVRITPAPPRRVINELRHLEHAAVAGWVAHNNQQLMEVDGYHRRVWVPVTYLRDRGAVPLHITWLEDRRNPPDLRVGDHLVVAGTAWTVRKGVRHKLLSAGMSDPDFTWIRSSNQIPTPGIDGPEVDYVDSEAVPSYAIIATVWHALSNVQLPGVPGHASPDEFRDALRCSHAPQSSEQNQWAYENRTWMEAAIREATKARPRMPEPRLIKTPQDAELMARDVMRSLGFAGAEVTPAGRDGGVDVRARGALAQVKLEGVKTDAPRVQALLGIAQYNHAQALFFSLAGYTTAAVAWAEQTRMALFEFDYVGGVVARSSEAHRLLVQGA
- a CDS encoding BldC family transcriptional regulator, coding for MSTTPNADGVARNHDRLLTPGEVATLFRVDPKTVTRWAASRRIPSILTPGGHRRFRESDIVECLRRYSD
- a CDS encoding site-specific integrase, whose amino-acid sequence is MASVVWRRGGWELRYRDRSGREQTERFRGPQTRKAPAEVVERKAEVERDLRRGTYVPVHERRTTFGEYYDRWHAHRRVSATRAYTDEGRAKLHVLPYWKTWRLEEIRPSDIDDWIHDLSTKMGPTSVRHCYALLRGPLRRAVKDRIIDDPCIDIVLPAKPEIRKTFDDVLTAEELDRLVAAVADPGEKYSGLRTNARYAAVVFMGGWLGPRWNEAIGLRVCDINPLRRELTFGRIVVNQNGGKTFTEAMSKTEDARTIPVPTEVMDALTTHIATYLPDAKRSDFLFTTTNGTHPLRGNFVRDVLHAGATRAKLEGRKVTWLTLRHTGASLMFDAGLTLFEVQQRLGHKDPNLTAKIYTHLMRERFEEGRERLENYMAEKRNVTSSNVLTEK
- a CDS encoding UPF0182 family protein; the protein is MTFNVPRPQMPSLPRVTRRARWIAVVIVAIIVLLIALSVFVDQYTNLLWFRSVGYTSVFSRRLVTELLLFFVFGAVMAIVVAANVIVAYRFRPQVRPVSPEQDQLERYRRALQPARGWVLGAIVVLIGLITGASASRRWKTWLLWRNGQKFGIKDPQFHRDVSYFAFTYPMQRFVLGTLFAIVIVSLVAVLITSYLYGALRVQTPGPKWTPAGRVHISILLGVFLLLKAIAYWLDRYGLAFSGRGIVTGPSYTDVHAVLPAKTILVFVAIICALLFFATIVTGNWTLPAVAFGLMLFSAIVIGGLYPLLIQHYKVSPSAQDLEAKYISRNINATRIAYGITPQQVKTEAYDGVSTGTPAEQRTAVNSDVQLRVLDPNIVSQTFEQLQQQRSFYTFANTLDVDRYKLPGSTTPTDVVIGTREISINELQPNQKNWINEHLVYTHGYGVVAAQADSSEPDGSPDFIESDLPPKGELGNFQPQIYFGEDSPKYSIVGAPRNTQPRELNYPSSSAASGQVNNTYQGGGGVPIGSTFRKLMYAWKFKDKNILLSSGVNSASRILYIRDPRQRVAKIAPWLTLDGDPYPVINNGQILWVVDGYTTSDGFPYSEQESLSSSTKTSLNTVGNTIAAQKNAKINYIRNSVKATVNAYTGQVELYAWNQTADPDPVLKTWEKAFPGIVKPENDMPPGLMAHMRYPEDLFNIQRLLIAHYHVTNPKAFYNGTEFWNVPLDPTVSQSVPQPSYYMTMSPDGGTTKPVFSLTSPLVSLSLRNLTAYLSVNSQPGADYGQFTLLTLPSDTGLAGPGQVQNLLDSNTSISRQYSLLNSNGSRVLKGNMLTVPVDGGMLYVEPWYVQASGGQTFPVLRKFLAYSNGTAAFQTTLGDALNQVFGVKGSTSTGPPSSGTQPPPSTSITLRQAIADAQSAETAAQAALRRGDFAQYGVEERKLAAALRRIAAAAGTKTPAPSSSSSPAPSSSPSKSAGG
- a CDS encoding PDZ domain-containing protein; amino-acid sequence: MSRRAVTLGAAVVVLIALLGVARFVKVPYVILLPGPVTDTLGNIPGTDTTTGKPGGPVIQISGATIQPTSGHLYMTTVEELPGDCGSDPSLWDAVKAWFSKTQTVEPQQVECPPGQTSKAVQQQDAQEMSQSQTDAATAALFELGYKPTTQHVTVSSVESGVPAAKVLQPGDVILALNGQAVSTLNQVHSLITKLSVGATVTITLRRDGKTRTVTTTTIKGLDGAPMIGFSPDRIATFGNVKVRIGIDPDVIGGPSAGTALALGIIDKLTPGGLTGGRTIAGTGTVDGFGQVGPIGGIQQKIAAAVHAGASVFFAPASECSDAKAAAPKSLTLVKVTTLKGAVQALETIKAGGTSFPRC
- a CDS encoding molybdenum cofactor biosynthesis protein MoaE, with amino-acid sequence MTELLRTGGVRLVEIRSTVLSVDEVIAAVSGPELGGAVMFLGTVRNEDHGRAVRRLDYSAHPSADTELARVAGEVAADAPAVALAALHRVGELDVGEIAVVVGAAAPHRDEAFRVGRVLIDRIKAEVPLWKRQSFADGAHEWVGACD
- a CDS encoding NAD-dependent epimerase/dehydratase family protein, with the protein product MTQPSTPVRRRRSAPTIGVTGAAGPLGAALVQRLVQQVRAPKVVAIDTVRRHHPGATWRVADIRDPALASRLAGLTTVVHLATDRSSSTPLAERRAVNVRGTEVLVEAAQAAGVRRIVLLTSAMVYGAFATNPVPLDEDAPVMNEPPDGLVGDWIAMEQAAMRRTGDGDGLELAIVRPASLVGAVADSLLPGMFEAVRLFGIRDARCHWQFCHVDDLLDALVAAAFGEVTGPVTVGCDGWLTRAEIEAISGMRSVVVRSAVAFATADRLHRIGALGAAPSDLHYLIHPWVVGSQQLHKTGWEPRWTNETALREHLRVLGDRAGRSLVVVDRKDATRAAAGAAAGAGATLAVIGSLALARARARRR